The following coding sequences are from one Paenibacillus stellifer window:
- a CDS encoding DedA family protein, with protein sequence MLHLTMLLQHYGYGILFTALFLEMLALPLPGEMMMSYAGLFVYEGKLNMGMSIAVASLGVSAGITLSYWIGYRLGKPFVLKHGHKVHLGEPRWSP encoded by the coding sequence ATGCTCCATTTAACAATGCTTCTGCAGCATTATGGTTATGGCATTCTCTTTACGGCATTGTTTCTGGAAATGCTGGCATTGCCTTTACCGGGAGAAATGATGATGAGCTATGCCGGATTGTTCGTCTATGAAGGCAAGTTGAATATGGGCATGAGCATAGCCGTCGCTTCGCTGGGCGTTTCGGCGGGTATAACCCTGTCCTACTGGATCGGTTACCGACTCGGGAAGCCGTTCGTATTAAAGCATGGGCACAAGGTTCATCTCGGAGAGCCCAGATGGAGTCCATGA